One region of Culex pipiens pallens isolate TS chromosome 2, TS_CPP_V2, whole genome shotgun sequence genomic DNA includes:
- the LOC120427808 gene encoding putative cystathionine gamma-lyase 2 encodes MSTQDVCNGFEGHCKIQLISSIYFTRSVDKDGFRAQPRGFATKAIHVGQDPEQWSCMAVVPPILMSSTYKQHAPDEHNGFKYGRLRNPTRDVLERCLASLDNAKFGLTFSTGLGAVTALITMLESGDHIVAERDLYGGSCTSFTKIASKMNISVDFVDFTDLAKVEEIVKPNTKLFWVESPTNPLLKVVDIEAVCKIAHKFPEVVVVVDNTFLSPYFQRPLELGADIVMYSLSKYMNGHSDVVMGAAIMNDETLYQKLQFLQNATGIVPSPFDCYLVNRGLKTLALRMERHRTNALAVAKFLEGHPKVDRVLHPGLPSHPQHALSKKQTYGHSGMVAVFLKGGMDEASVFLRSLRVFTLAESLGGVESLAGSPSRMTFGSFAPEERAALGIVDGLIRLSVGVEDIDDLVEDLEQAFEKV; translated from the exons ATGTCCACCCAGGATGTCTGTAATGGATTTGAagg ACATTGTAAAATTCAGTTAATTTCATCTATCTATTTCACTAGATCCGTCGATAAAGACGGATTCCGTGCTCAACCCAGAGGATTCGCCACAAAAGCCATACACGTGGGTCAGGATCCAGAACAGTGGAGTTGCATGGCAGTTGTCCCACCAattttgatgagttcaaccTACAAACAGCATGCTCCTGATGAACACAat GGATTTAAATACGGCCGCCTCCGTAATCCTACCCGGGATGTCCTGGAGCGCTGCCTGGCATCGTTGGACAACGCCAAGTTCGGGCTGACATTTTCGACCGGTCTTGGAGCGGTAACCGCACTCATTACGATGCTCGAGTCCGGTGACCACATTGTCGCTGAGCGTGACCTGTACGGTGGTAGTTGCACATCGTTTACGAAGATAGCGTCGAAGATGAACATTTCGGTTGACTTTGTGGATTTCACCGATTTGGCGAAGGTTGAGGAAATTGTCAAGCCGAATACTAAGCTGTTTTGGGTGGAATCCCCAACGAATCCATTGCTGAAGGTGGTCGATATTGAAGCTGTGTGTAAGATTGCTCACAAGTTTCCAGAG GTTGTAGTGGTTGTGGACAACACCTTCCTATCGCCGTACTTCCAGAGACCGCTCGAACTGGGAGCGGACATCGTGATGTACTCCCTGAGCAAGTACATGAATGGTCATTCCGACGTGGTCATGGGAGCAGCAATCATGAACGACGAAACTCTGTACCAGAAGCTGCAGTTTCTTCAGAACGCTACCGGAATCGTGCCATCGCCGTTCGACTGCTACTTGGTGAATCGTGGCCTGAAGACCCTAGCCTTGCGTATGGAACGTCACAGGACCAACGCGTTGGCCGTTGCCAAGTTTCTCGAGGGTCATCCGAAAGTGGACCGTGTTCTTCACCCCGGACTGCCGTCTCATCCTCAGCACGCGCTGTCCAAGAAGCAAACCTATGGTCACAGTGGAATGGTCGCCGTATTTCTTAAGGGAGGTATGGACGAGGCCAGCGTGTTTCTTCGGTCGTTGCGGGTTTTCACGCTAGCCGAGAGCTTGGGTGGTGTTGAGAGTCTCGCCGGGTCCCCATCGCGGATGACGTTTGGAAGTTTTGCCCCGGAGGAACGTGCTGCGCTGGGCATCGTTGATGGGCTGATCAGATTGTCGGTTGGAGTTGAGGATATTGACGATCTGGTGGAAGACTTGGAGCAAGCTTTTGAGAAAGtttag